The Effusibacillus pohliae DSM 22757 genome segment TGCGCTGGTGCCGGGTGATGTGATCATTCTCGACCCGGGTGATCAAATCCCGGCTGATGCTCGCATCATCGATTGTTGGAATCTGGAAGTGGATGAATCGTCGTTGACGGGCGAATCGGTGCCGGTGGCGAAAAAAGCGGGATTGTGCGAATCCGACGCGCCGCTCGCCGATCGCACCAACATGCTGTTTATGGGCACCCATGTTACCCGCGGCCGCGCGCGGGCTGTTGTTGTCGCCACAGGCATGAACACGGAACTGGGCCGCCTGTTTGCGCTGATGCAGAGCCAGTCGGATGAATCGACTCCTTTGCAGCGCAAATTGAACACGCTCGGCCAATATCTCGTGTTCGGTTCACTCGCTGCCGGCTTGTTCGTGATACTGGTCGGACTGCTCCGCGGCATTCCGACCGTCGATATGTTGATGACCGGCGTCAGCCTGGCCACTTCCGCCATCCCGGAGGGGCTGCCGATCATGATTACGATCGCGCTGGCGGTGGGCATGCGCCGGATGGTTGGCAAAAATGCGCTGGTGCGCAAACTGTCCGCATTGGAGACGCTCGGACGGGCCACCGTGATCTGTTCCGACAAAACGGGAACCCTCACGAAAAACGAAATGACCGTGCGGGCCATAGCCAGCGCCACAACAACCTGGGAAGTGGCGGGAAACGGCTACGCGCCGATCGGTTTTTTTACCGAAAATGGGGTGGAGATTGACCCGCAGCAAGCAACTGACTTGCGGTGGATCCTGACAGCCGCCACCTTGTGCAGTAATGCCCAACTGCTGCATAACGGGACGGCCGACTGGGTGACGGAATGGCGGCAGTGCCCGGCAGCCGTTCCGGAATCCGGCTGGACGATCCAGGGGGACCCGACGGAAGGGGCGATCCTGGTCGCGGCGGCAAAAGCGAATATCTGGCCGGACGATTGCCGAAAACCGTGGCAGCGGATCAAGGAGACGCCGTTCGAATCGGAGCGCCGGCGAATGTCGGTCGTCTGCCGCGATCGGGACGGCCAGCATCAACTGATCGTCAAAGGCGCGATCGAAGAGGTCCTGCAACTGTGCAACCGAGTGCAGATTGATGGCCAGGCTGTGCCGCTTTCGCCTTCGCACCAAACGTCGATTTTGCGGCAAAATGAACAGTTTGCCTCACGGGCGCTGCGCGTTCTGGCGGTCGCTTGCCGGCCGCTGGCCGACCAGGAACTGCGGACTGAGCAAGTCGCGGAGAGCAACCTGATTTTTGCCGGACTGATCGGCATGATTGACCCGCCGCGGGAACAGGTGAAAGAAAGCATCGCCAGCTGTAAAAAAGCGGGCATCAAAGTGGTGATGATCACCGGCGACCATCCGCAAACCGCGGCCGCGATCGCGCGGGAACTGAATCTGCTTGAGGACGAGGGGCGGGTGATCACCGGCAGCGAATTGGAGCAAATGAACGAATCGCAACTGACCGAGTTGGTTCCGCATATCGACGTGTACGCCCGCGTGTCCCCCCATCACAAGCTACGGATCGTATCCGCCTTCAAAAATCGGGGCGAAATTGTCGTCATGACGGGCGACGGGGTGAACGATGCGCCGGCGGTGAAGCAGGCGGATGTCGGAATCGCGATGGGGAAAAGCGGGGTGGAAGTGACCAAACAGGCGTCTTCGATGATCATCACCGACGACAATTTTGTCACCATCTGCAAAGGAGTGCAGGAAGGCCGCACGGTGCTCGGCAATATCCGGAAGGCGCTCGGCTATCTGCTAAGCGGCAACCTGGGGGAAGTGATCTATGCGATGCTGGCGGTGCTTGCCGGGATGCCGCTGCCACTGGTGCCGATCCAAATCCTGCTGATCAACCTGTTTACTGACGCGCTGCCGTCGATCGCGCTGGCGATGGGGCATCCGCAGCAGGATCCGCAGCGGTTGGCGATGCGCAGCGAGTGCGATGTGACCGACCGCAGCCTGATTTCCGAAATCATCTCCCGCGGCGTGATCATCGGCCTGACCACGATGGCGGTGTTCAGCGGAGCGCTGGCGTTCACCGGAAATGTGATGCTGGCCCGGACACTCGCCTTTATGACCGTTTGCGCCAGCGAACTGATCCAGGCGGTCGATTGGTGGCGGAGCGGCGATACGCAACCGGAACCGGGCGGCCTGTGGCGGGACCGGTTTATGGTCGGTACATTGGTCGTCTCGTGGTCCGGACTGTTGTCGATCGTGTATCTGCCGCCGTTGCAACGCCTGTTCCAAACTGTGCCGTTGGCATTGCCGCATTGGGTGATCGTGCTGGGAATCGGCTATTCGATTTCGCTGCTCAGCAAGCCGACGGCTCGCTTGGTCGACAGGATTGGCAATCTGCTGCGCGCGAACTTCGGGCGCACCGTTCATTTGCAGCCGCTTGCCGGTTACGCGGCACATGCGACAGTTTCTGACAAGCTGAACGCGACTGTATGATTCCGAACCGGATGGTGACAATACAGGTCAGAGGAGGGATAGCTGATGGAGCCTTTTGAATGGGTGGTAGCCGGCATGTTGGCGTACGCGGTATTCCCGCGGGTGCGCCAGGCAGTGTCAAACACGTGGTCGAGCATTGTGTCAACAGCCAATCAAACGATGCAGGGGATCGGCGGCAGCACTGCCACAGCCGCGAACAAAACGCAAACCATGTATTCCCCTGACCAGCACCAGTAAAATAACGGCGGGCAGAAAGGCCTTCCCGGTCGAGCGTGCGGAAGGCCCTTTCGGCCTGCCGACCGGCGTCTGCAAACGATTTTTGCCAGGAGAGAGGCGAATGGAGTTGGAAGTGCGGTTTGTCCGGCGTATGCCGGGGCGCTTGCGAATGTACATATACGGGTTGCAAAACGACGCCCGCAGCTGCCGTTTATTTGAAGAATTTTGCTTGCAGGTCCCCGGCGTGAGGATGGCGTCAGCCGGGATGGTCACCGGCCGTGTGCTGGTTCTGTTTGATGAAAGCAAACTGACACATGCGGAGCTGGAACAGCGGCTGCTTGAACTTGAACGGCTGCTGCCGCAACCGGTCCGATTGGCTGCTGCTGCGAAAGAGCAGTTTGCCACAGAAGGCGCGCTCGCTGTGAAACTCGACTGGCACTGCTTGCGGCCGTCCGAAATTTTGCAGCATCTGCAAAGTGACAGCCAAAATGGGCTGACTGCCGCGGAGGCGGCCAGCAGACGTCTGTATTTCGGCGCAAACGAACTGCCGGAGGCGGAAGCGGCCGCCTGGTACAGGACGCTCTTCCGACAACTGTTTAACTTTACCACGCTCGCGATGGTCAGCATTTCGGCACTGCCGATTTTTTTCGGGCGAATCCGCGATACCGCGGGCGTTCTGTTGATCCTGGCGGTCAATGCGGTGATCGGCACCTACCAGGAACAGAAAGCGCAAAATGACATCCGGTCGTTGCAGAAACTGGCGGTGCATCAGGCGAAAGTCATCCGGTCGGGCGAGCAAACGGAGATTCTGGCGAACGAATTGGTGCCCGGTGACATTTTGCTGCTGGAAGCGGGCGATCGGATTCCGGCCGATGCGGTTGTGCTGGACAGTTGGGATCTGGAAGTCGACGAGTCGGCTCTGACGGGCGAATCGTTGCCGGTGGCAAAAGCGGCCGCCGTCAGCCGACCGGACCTGCCTGTGGCCGAGCGCAAAAACATGCTGCACATGGGTACATTTATCACTCGCGGCCGGGCCAAAGCGGTGGTGGTCGCAACCGGTGAAAAAACGGAGATGGGCAAGCTGGCCAGCGGCCTGCAGACGGTGGAAAATCGGCCAACACCGCTGCAGCGAAGGCTGAATGTGGTGGCGCGAACATTGGTCATCTCGGCACTGTTGATTGCCGGGTTGGTTGTAGCGGCGCGATTTATGCAAGGATTCTCGCTGACCGAAACGCTGATGACCGGAGTTTCGGTGGCGACCACCGCAATTTCGGAAGGGCTGCCGATCATGATCACGCTGTCGCTGGTTGCGGGGATGCGCCGGATGGTTCGCCACAAGGCGGTAATCCGGCGGCTGTCCGCGCTTGAAACGCTGGCGAAAGTCGATGTCATCTGTTGCGACAAGACAGGCACACTGACGAAAAATCAGATGACCGTGCGGTCCGTCATTTCTCCCGATCGAACGTGGACCGTGTCGGGTGACGGGGATCGTGGCCAGGGTGCACCCGATGAGGATCTGGCGTGGTTGGCAACGATTGCTGCTGTCTGCAACGATGCCTCATTCTTTCATGAGCGGGTCGATTCGGCAACAAGGAGAGGGAACATCGCCGGGGCGGGCAGCCGGCGGGCGGTCGAGGGAGACCCGACGGAGGCGGCGTTGCTTGCGGCAGCGGTGCAAACGGGCGTTTCGCCGGAAGATTGCCGCAACCGGTGGCACAGGCTGTTCGAGATTCCGTTCGATTCGAACCGGCGGCGCATGACAGTTGTCTGCCAAAATCGCGGCGGCGATACGTTCGTCTTCATGAAAGGGTCGGTCGATGTGGTTCTGGAACGATGCCAGTTTACAAAAATCGGCGGTGCCGTCTGCGAACTGGATCCCCGCCTGCGCACCAAAATCATCGACCAGGAGCGGGAAGCGGCCGGTCAAGCAATGCGTGTGCTGGCGGTTGCCTACAAAAAGCTGCAGGAGGAACCGGT includes the following:
- a CDS encoding cation-translocating P-type ATPase translates to MELEVRFVRRMPGRLRMYIYGLQNDARSCRLFEEFCLQVPGVRMASAGMVTGRVLVLFDESKLTHAELEQRLLELERLLPQPVRLAAAAKEQFATEGALAVKLDWHCLRPSEILQHLQSDSQNGLTAAEAASRRLYFGANELPEAEAAAWYRTLFRQLFNFTTLAMVSISALPIFFGRIRDTAGVLLILAVNAVIGTYQEQKAQNDIRSLQKLAVHQAKVIRSGEQTEILANELVPGDILLLEAGDRIPADAVVLDSWDLEVDESALTGESLPVAKAAAVSRPDLPVAERKNMLHMGTFITRGRAKAVVVATGEKTEMGKLASGLQTVENRPTPLQRRLNVVARTLVISALLIAGLVVAARFMQGFSLTETLMTGVSVATTAISEGLPIMITLSLVAGMRRMVRHKAVIRRLSALETLAKVDVICCDKTGTLTKNQMTVRSVISPDRTWTVSGDGDRGQGAPDEDLAWLATIAAVCNDASFFHERVDSATRRGNIAGAGSRRAVEGDPTEAALLAAAVQTGVSPEDCRNRWHRLFEIPFDSNRRRMTVVCQNRGGDTFVFMKGSVDVVLERCQFTKIGGAVCELDPRLRTKIIDQEREAAGQAMRVLAVAYKKLQEEPVSLPAEELEADLVFGGMFAMVDPPREDVRNSIAACRKAGIQVVMITGDHPQTAEAIGRELGLVWEPGQVLTGADLANVSDEQLAAASDSVRIYSRVSPTDKQRIVSALQKRGRIVAMTGDGVNDGPALKQADVGIALGSGTDVAKESASLVLMDDRFSTIVQAIRQGRSVLRNIRSTIGYIFTGNFAEVLYAGLTVAVGLPLPLMPLQMMFMNLLTDSLPTMMMILGRPGGRLAAAERPLPAASEVFDKGQIARVIAGGALVGLATSVLFLGATTFTGNPALAGTMALAALCIGKLAQVSYWRKGSGEPGDWRSDSIMIATLGVSLAGLGAAIYLPQLRFAFNSVPLGLHHWALILATVFAAVRLTPRLTETILGSLHRFSGRKSANYQLRPQLSVG
- a CDS encoding cation-translocating P-type ATPase, coding for MFEFLRNWTSRTDVPGRLRIKVNGLRQNPKRKCEIEQALGQLHGVRLVEASPVTGRVLILFDQSVVQPQQLCEMLQIVGEVTGGGCEDVAWGGASREVAASAAEIVHQVPSDTHWHAQSIEWTIECLRTDTSGLLLREINERLARHGPNRLAEVPPAGWGRLFFRQFANFMTITLIASAAVALFLGRTLDALSILGVLVLNAAIGTFQEQKADNEARALRKLTAPSARVLRGGKEMKVPADALVPGDVIILDPGDQIPADARIIDCWNLEVDESSLTGESVPVAKKAGLCESDAPLADRTNMLFMGTHVTRGRARAVVVATGMNTELGRLFALMQSQSDESTPLQRKLNTLGQYLVFGSLAAGLFVILVGLLRGIPTVDMLMTGVSLATSAIPEGLPIMITIALAVGMRRMVGKNALVRKLSALETLGRATVICSDKTGTLTKNEMTVRAIASATTTWEVAGNGYAPIGFFTENGVEIDPQQATDLRWILTAATLCSNAQLLHNGTADWVTEWRQCPAAVPESGWTIQGDPTEGAILVAAAKANIWPDDCRKPWQRIKETPFESERRRMSVVCRDRDGQHQLIVKGAIEEVLQLCNRVQIDGQAVPLSPSHQTSILRQNEQFASRALRVLAVACRPLADQELRTEQVAESNLIFAGLIGMIDPPREQVKESIASCKKAGIKVVMITGDHPQTAAAIARELNLLEDEGRVITGSELEQMNESQLTELVPHIDVYARVSPHHKLRIVSAFKNRGEIVVMTGDGVNDAPAVKQADVGIAMGKSGVEVTKQASSMIITDDNFVTICKGVQEGRTVLGNIRKALGYLLSGNLGEVIYAMLAVLAGMPLPLVPIQILLINLFTDALPSIALAMGHPQQDPQRLAMRSECDVTDRSLISEIISRGVIIGLTTMAVFSGALAFTGNVMLARTLAFMTVCASELIQAVDWWRSGDTQPEPGGLWRDRFMVGTLVVSWSGLLSIVYLPPLQRLFQTVPLALPHWVIVLGIGYSISLLSKPTARLVDRIGNLLRANFGRTVHLQPLAGYAAHATVSDKLNATV